In Leuconostoc kimchii IMSNU 11154, the DNA window TGTGTAAATGTTTCAACGGGTGTTAAATTATTTGCTCGTGTTAAATTGGCTAATTCAGTCATTTCATAAGTAGAATTACCATGATTACTGGTCAGCCCAACCAAAAATACTTGGCGAGCGGTGCTCAAGTTTGAGTGCTGTTGTGTCATAAAAAAATACCTCCAATGGTCTGTTAGAGACTGGGGGTATTTTACGTGTTAAAGGCAAAATGACGAACCAATCTCAAGATGTGCATACAAAAAGTGACGCTATTTTTATATACGGAATCTTAAAATCTGTTCAACAATGTATTGCACTTCCTTTATTTAATCTATCACTAGTTTATCAGTTTTTGAAGGTGTTGTCCATCAAAAGACTGTTGTGTCATCGTTAAAACTTAAAATAGTTGCTGTATCTGGTAAGAGTTCAATGCGCATTAATGCACCGTTTTTGACAGAATTACTAGCCAGATCATGCCGGTCTAGTTTGTCTGCAATACCACGAATAGTTGTACCGTGTGACACAATGAGAACGTTGTCGCCATCGTGATGACGTGAACGAATGTCTTCAAAACCATGAGACACTCTTGTCCACCATTGTTCATCATTCTCGGCAAATTTAAATGGATCGGCCTGGTGTATTGTGTCCATTGCTTCAGCCATACCCAATTCCGTAATAAAGTCTGAATAGGTATTGAACGGCTCTGATTGATAAGCACCTAAGGTTGTTGTGACTACTTCACTGTCAATACCTTCAAATGATCCAAAAAATTGTTCACGAAAATCGGGTAGTTCAGTAGGTTCACTGGGGGACTTCGCTTGATTATTTTTTAAAATATAGCGTGCAGTATGGATAGCACGTGTCAAATCAGAAGAATAAGCACCATCAAAATGAATACTACCTAGCCGAGCACCGGCATCAAGACCATGTTGGATACCTTTTGATGTGAGTGGTGCATCAGACCAGCCTTGGAAACGATGTAAAAAATTAAAGTAGGTCTCCCCGTGTCGAACCATATAAAGATTAATAGCCATAATTATAAATGCTTAATGTGACGTTAAATAACAACGTAAACATAATCCTTCCTAAAAAATTAATTATCCTCATTTTAACATGAAACATATAAAAAAACCGCCTAGGCGGTTTTAATTTGTAGCGGATTTAGATGCCTCAATTTTTGTCTTGTTTTCATCCTCATCAAAAATGCCGTTATTATTACGATCTTGTCGAGGTGTAGGAGAAACTTTAACAGTGAACTGAGAAATATAAGCGTTATCATAATCTAATGCGGTTAATTCAAAATTGGCAACTTTCATGGTATCACCAGCCCTAAACTCGGGATCTTCGTTTAACACATAACCTGTTAGGGTGACGGCATCATTTTCTTCAAGTTCTTTAACGTTTTGATTGAAATATCTTTCAAAATCATAAAGCGTCATTTTACCAGAAACTTTGTAGTGATGATCACCTAATTTTTCAATATAGTCATCTGAAACATCGTCTATTTCATCGCGAACAGTACCAAATAGCTCTTCATAAATGTCTTTATCAGTAATTAAACCACTTGTACCACCATATTCATCAACAACAATGGCAATAGGAGAGCGTTTAATGATCATTTCATCCATGACATCGTGCAAATCCATGTTTTCAGGAACAGCTGGAATATCTCGCATAATTTTTGATACGGGATCAGCACTATTAATACGTGATTGACGCACTAAGTCGTAATTAAAGACATAGCCTAACACCTTATCTTTATCATTATCTGCAATCACAGGAAAACGGGAATATCGCTCTTGTAGGTACAAATTAAGTGCGTCGGAAATCGGTGTTTTAACATCAACCGCAGTCATAGAAGTACGATCAATCATGATATCAACAGCCACCTTATCGTTCATCTCAAAGGCACGCTTCATAAATGTTAAGTCTTCTGCGTCTAATTCTCCAGCAGCAGCAGCATTTTTAGATAAAGATAAAATCTCAGTTTGAGAATAAATGTCCTCTTCACCATCTGTTCGAAATCCTAGCAGATGCGTTATGCCGTTCGATAAGTGATCTAGCGCCCAAATCATTGGGAACAGCGTAATATGGAAAAAACGCACTGGACGAACAATGAATAATAACACTTTTACCGGTGATTCAATGGCAATGTTTTTTGGGACCAAATCGGTAAACACAGCATGGACAATTGTAAAAATAATCATTGCTGAAACTGAAGCAACGGCACGAGCATATTCAGGTGGTAGTATACCAGAATTGAGAATAATGTTAGCAACAGTCTCTTCACCAATCCATCCTAAAATCAGACTAGTTAGTGTAATACCAACTTGAGCAGTTGATAGATATTCAGTTAAATGTGTCACCATATGAATGGCATTTGTAATATTTTTTGAGGGCTTGTCGCGATTTTCTTGTAAATCACGTAAAGCACTCAAGCGCACCTTAACCAGAGAATATTCTGTTAGTGTAAATAAAATAGCAAGTAAAAGCACCAAAACGATGATAGCAAAGTTAAGGAGCATAGACGGACCAGAATCCAAATTCGTAAACCTCTTTTCTTAGTGTAACTATCCGCTATTATACCAGAAAATAGCGTCAATGCTAAGTTAATTATCAAAAATATAAGTTTTATAAAAAACGAACGATATACAATTTAAAAATAATAATTATTAATAAAAGCGAACATCAATTCGTAAGTTTTGTTACTGAGATTATCATCTGTGAATTATAAACTGCAATAAGACGCGTGTTTGGCGAGTTTTATAAATTTTAATTGCTGAAATTCGTTTAATGATGTATGCTGTAATTACTGATAGTAAAGGCTTTTAATTGTTCGTTTCTTTATTTGTTAAATTTCAAATTGGATTTCTGTTGTAGTGATTGATTTAACGACATTCTATCGAACAATTGTTTGCAAGGACGCATGTTGTCCTTGTTAAAATTAAAAAAGCAGGTAGAATTACAAGTAATGATAGTTAGTTTAAATAGCTTAAAAAATAAATGAGTACCAAGGAGTTTATATGGAAAATGTAACAGTATATACGAAGTACAATTGTGTGCAATGCAAAATGACCAAGAAGTTTTTAGAAGCGCAAGGTGTACCTTTTAAGGAAATCAATATTGAAGATGATACAAAGTATGTTGAAGCGTTAAAGGCAGATGGATTCCGCCAAACACCGGTAGTTTCTGTTGCGGGCATGCCAAAGTTCTCTGGTTTTCGTCCAGATGTATTAAAGAAAATCTCAGCTTAAACTTAAAGCAATCAACATCGTGAGGTAATCAACCGATGTTTTTTTGTTTCTTCAAATTATCATCAATCTCAGATTAAAGAGGACGGAATTTATGCCATTAAAAGAATTAAATTTAGATCAGGTCACTTATTTTGACTTGAACAACCAAGTGAATATTCCTAAGGATAATCAAATTCAACTTGAAAAAGATCAAGAGGCACTTGATGCCTTTTTAAAAGAAAACGTTTGGCCAAACGTGATGCAATTCGATTCTTTATCAGAGCGTTTTGATTGGTTATTCCAAAACAATTTTTTAGAGCGCACTTTTATTGAAAAGTATCGTTTTGAATTTATTGAATCACTTTATGCCTATTTAGATGCGCAACACTTTAATTTTAAATCTTTTATGGCAGCATTTAAATTCTATAATCAATATGCGTTGAAAACAAATGATGGGCAACATTATGTAGAAACATATGTCGATCGTGTAGCCATGAACGCGCTATTTTATGCTGATGGTCGTGAAGAATTAGCTTTGAGATTAGCCGATGAGATGATTCATCAACGTTATCAACCAGCGACACCAAGCTTTTTAAATGCTGGACGCGCGCGACGCGGTGAATTAGTTTCTTGTTTCATTATTCAAACATCTGATGATATGAACTCGATTGGACGGACGATTAATTCAGCTTTACAGTTATCAAAAATGGGTGGTGGCGTCGGCATCAATGTTTCAAATATTCGCGAAGCCGGTGCACCAGTGATGGCAATCGCTAATTCTGCTGGTGGTATTGTGCCAGTTATGAAGTTATTAGAAGACTCGTTTACATTTTCCTCCCAAGTAGGTGCACGACAAGGTGCTGGGGTTGTTTACCTGTCTGTCTTTCATCCTGATATTATGTCATTTTTATCAACAAAGAAGGAAAACGCTGACGAAAAGATACGTGTTAAAACGCTGTCTCTTGGCTTAACTGTGCCTGATAAATTTTACGAGTTGGTCAAGAAAAATGATGTGATGTATTTATTTAGTCCAGTAGACGTTGAAAAAGTTTACGGTAAAGCCTTTAACTACATTGATATTACGGCTGAATATGATAATATGGTTGCCAATGATCAAATCACTAAATATAAAGTTGATGCACGAACGTTAGAAGAAGAAATATCTAAGCTACAACAGGAATCAGGTTACCCATATATTATCAATATCGATGTTGCTAACCGTAGTAATCCAATTTCTGGTAAAATTGTGTCATCTAACCTGTGCTCAGAAATTTTACAAGTCCAGACACCTTCCGATATTGATAATGGTCAGCAGTATACACGTCTAGGGTCAGATGTCAGTTGTAACTTGGGTTCAATTAACATTGTCAATATGATGGCAACAGCTGATTTTGGTGAATCAGTTGATACAATGGTTCGTGCGTTAACTTATGTATCCGACACATCTAATTTAGATGTTGTGCCCTCTATTGCTAAAGGAAATCATGAAAAGCATGCGATTGGTTTGGGCGCGATGGGGCTTGCTGCTTATTTTGCTCAAAATAAAATGTATTATGGTGATGATGAGGCTTTGGATTTCACATCGACATTCTTCATGACTCTGAATTATTATTCAATCAAAGCCTCTGTAGCTATTGCTAAGGAGCGTCATGAAAAATTCTTTGAATTCGACAAATCAACTTATGCTAATGGTTCATATTTTGACAAATATTTAGAAACGGATTGGGCACCTAAAACCAATAAAGTTATTGAGGCATTTGCACAACATCACATACCAACTAAACATGATTGGGTTCAACTCCGTGATGATGTTGCAAAATATGGTATGTATAATGCGTATCGCCATGCTATTGCGCCAACTGGTTCTATTTCTTATGTTAATGATACAACTGCAACATTGTTGCCAATTGTCAATAAGATTGAAGAGCGTCAAGAAGGTATGATTGGAAAAGTTTATTATCCAGCACCTGGTCTAAATAATGAGACCATGCCATATTATGTCTCGGCATATGATACGGATATGCGTAAGGTCATTGATGTATATGCAGCCGCACAAGAGCATATTGACCAAGGAATGGCACTAACACTATTTATGCGTTCAACATTACCTGATGGTTTGTATGAATGGAAAAATAATCGCACGAATAAAATGACAACGCGGGATCTAACAATTTTGCGTCATTATGCCTTTAATAAAGGCATTAAGTCATTGTATTATATTCGAACGTTTACAGATGACAATCAAGAATCTGGTGTGAATGAGTGTGAGAGTTGCTCAATTTAGTATTAAAAAGCAATCATGAGTGACATTTAATGGGTTGCTTTGTACATATGTAAAAGAAACTTGGCTAAAGGGCAGAACAGTTATGACGAGAATCAGTATTTTGTATGCGTCGACAGAAGGTAATACACAATCTTTTGTTGACAAACTAAAGACAATCGCTGAAAGCAACGGAGATCAGCTTGAAGCACGCATGATAGGTGATGAAACAGAATATGCCAATGAAACAACACCTTATGTTGCTATCGTACCAACGTATTTGACAGGTGGTACTGGGACAGGGCCGGATGTGGTTGAAAATTTTACCAATGCTTTGGGTGAATATATTGAATTTGGGCGTAATAGCCACTATTTAAAAGGTGTTATTGGTTCAGGTAATCGTAATTTTAATGTACAATTTAACTTAACTGCGTTAAGATATGCAGATAAGTTTAAAGTACCAATGTTGTTTGCATACGAATTACGCGGTAGCCAATTTGATGCAGTAAAAGCTTATAATATTATGAAACCTTTATTTGGAGGATAATTGTGGAACATTTAAAAGACAACTCATATACGGCAATTAATTGGAATACGATCGAAGATGAACTTGATAAGGCGACTTGGGAAAAGTTGACTCAACAGTTTTGGCTTGATACACGGATTCCAATTTCAAATGATTTAAAGAATTGGCGTGGTAACATGTCAGATCAAGAGCGTCAAACAATGAACCTAGTTTTTGGCGGTTTGACAACGTTAGATACTTTGCAATCACAAGATGGTATGGCACAATTGAAACTGGATGTTGTTAATCAAAAAGAAGAAGCTGTTCTAAATAACATTCAGTTTATGGAATCAGTTCACGCTAAATCTTATTCATCCATTTTTGAAACATTAAATGAAAAATCAGAAATTGAAGCCATTTTTGATTGGGCAGATACTAACGAGTTTTTGCAATACAAGGCCAATCGTATTAATGATATTTATCAAACAGGGACGTCGTTACAGAAAAAAATTGCATCGGTATTTTTAGAAACATTCTTGTTTTATTCTGGATTTTATACACCATTATATTTTCTAGGGCATAATAAAATGTTAAATGTTGCTGAAATTATTAAACTTATTATTCGCGATGAATCAGTTCATGGTACTTACATTGGTTATAAATTTCAAATTGGCTTTAATAAGCTACCATTAGCAGAGCAAGAAAGCTTACAAAGTTGGATGTATGATTTGCTATACGAATTATACGAAAATGAAGAAAAGTATACACATGAGTTATATGATGATCTCGGCTGGTCAGAGCAAGTATTAACGTTTTTAAGATACAATGCTAATAAAGCGTTGATGAATTTAGGTCAAGAGCCTATGTTTCCCGATGGGGCAGAAGATGTTAATCCTGTCGTTATGAATGGTATTTCAACATCGACAGCTAACCATGACTTTTTCTCAGGTGTAGGGAATGGCTACTTGTTGGGCGCCGTTGAAGCTATGGAAGAAGACGATTACAATATCGGTAATGATTAGTTTATACCAAACTAAAAAGTCTAAAGTTATCATTTAAATGATAACTTTAGACTTTTTAAATTTCATCATGTTTAAATATTGAAATGTGTGTTTGTAAGAAAATCGCTAGTTTAGGATAAAGAGTTGCTGATAAAATAACCCAAGCATAGGCGAATAGAACTGCAGCGATAGTGTCGCTTAAGAAGTGTGCATTGAAGTAAACACGGCTCATAATTGTCATTAAACCAATCAATAAGCTAAGCCAATTAATAATGATTTGAGTGTAGAGGGAGTTAATGTTTGGTGTCACAAGAATTGCAAGGATAAAAATAATCACAAACAGCCCGAATACATGCGTACTTGGAAATGATGAGGAACTGTCCGCAAGTAAATGTCCAACTGGTCTTGGACGATTGATTAAAAATCTAACAACCGTCAGAAAGATATCGCCAAGTAATATTGTTACGACTGTCCAAATTGCTGGGACATGAAGTTTGGCAATAACTAAAACACCAGCCAAAATTAGCGCATACGTAACATCGACGACGGGATTACCCAAGAAAGTAGCGATAGCCATGATGACGTCACCAAAATTAGTTTGGATATGCGCGAACCAACCATGAACGATGTTATCAATGGCAATTGGGAATATGACATTAAATTTAATAAGTACACCTAGTAGAATGGCAATAATAAAACTAATAATTGCTTGCCGGCGTTGTTTGTTCTTAACAGATACAATCATTGATATACGACTCCAAATACGGATTTTTACCTTACTCTAGTATAATGAAAGACGGCAATATACACAAGACTATTAAGACAGTAAAATACAATTATTTAGAAAAAGATTATGCGACAGGGGTTGTCAACCATTCATAAATTTGATATGATGATATAGTTGTTTGAGATATGGGAGTGTAGCGAAGTCTGGCTAAACGCGACGGACTGTAACTCCGTTCCTTCGGGTTCGTAGGTTCGAATCCTACCGCTCCCATAGCCGATCTAATAGTTAACGGCTAAATAAATTAACTATTGCCCCTTCGCCAAGTGGTAAGGCATCGGTTTTTGGTACCGACATGCGCTGGTTCGAATCCAGCAGGGGCAATACTAGAGGAATCGAAAGGTTCCTCTTTTTATTTGAAAACAATTTAAAAAAAGTTGTCAGCACTGTGCTGACAACTTTTTTTAATTACTTACTCAATGTTTTTTTAGAAATAACTTCTAACGAGTCATCTAAATCGTAAACTAGAGGCTGTCCATTAGCAATTTCGAGATTTAAAATATCATCATCTGAAATATGTTCAAGGTGCTTAGCAAGCGCACGTAATGAATTACCATGTGCGGCAATCACAACATTTTTGCCAGCTTTTAATTGGGGAGCAATATCTGATTCCCAGAAAGGCAAAACACGTTCCAGAGTGATCTTAAGGTTTTCACCTAATGGCAGTTCACCTTCAGGAACATCAGCGTAACGACGGTCGAATGCAGGATATGATTTGCCTTGCACTTCAACGGTTTCTTCATAACTGTCCAACAATGGTGGTAAAACATCATATGAGCGACGCCAGATATGGACCTGTTCATCTCCCCACTTTTCGGCAGCTTCGGCCTTATTTTGCCCTTGTAAAGCACCATAGTGACGTTCGTTTAAACGCCATGACTTAGCCTCTGGGATGAATAATTGACCAGCTTCTTCTAATGCTAGATGAAGTGTTGTGATGGCACGTGTCAAAACAGATGTATAGGCTTGATCAAATTGGATACCCTCAGTAGCCAAGAGTTCGCCCGCTTCTTTTGCTTGTGCGATACCTTTATCTGATAACTTTGTGTCAACCCAACCGTTGAACAAGTTTAATGCGTTCCATTCACTTTGACCGTGACGGATTAATACTAACTTAGCCATGTTTGCTAAACTCCTTAGTTTGTGTTTAATTTAACGATTATATTATACCACGAAAAGAGGTCACAAAAAAACTCGCCTAAGCGAGTTTTCAAAGTATCAGAACCTAATCTTACAACTTTGTGATGTTAGCAGCTTGCAATCCGCGGTCTGAAGTTTCAACTTCGAATTCAACAGCTTGACCTTCTTCAAGAGTCTTGAAGCCGTCACCTTGAATAGCTGAGAAATGTGCAAAAACATCTTCTCCATTTTCACGAGTTACGAAACCGTAACCCTTTTCGCCGTTAAACCACTTTACTGTGCCTTTTTCCATGATATGTTTCTCCTTTGGTGTGCTCCACCAATGATTTTATTTTGTAACTTAAATAATTGGTACTTGAGCGCCTTCCGAGAAAAACAAATCAAAATCAAAAACTTTTATTACAAACCTAGTGTACCATATTGATAAAAATAAGCAAGTAAAATGTATAATAACTATAAAAAAGTCTCCAGTCCAGCGTTCATAATATGTCGTGTCTTGACAAGTAGCACTATTAACGATAAAATTATAGAGTTGTCATGAAGGTTATGCAGCTGTGGCGGAATTGGCAGACGCGCAGGATTAAGGATCCTGTGCCCGTTAAGGGCGTGCGGGTTCGACTCCCGCTAGCTGCATTATTTGATATAAAAGCGGTATATTGGATTTAGTCCAATATACCGCTTTTTGGCTAAAACCAAGTTGGTAACAGCATTGTTGATATGGCGATACCGTCATATCGTGTTGCGTATGGTTTCACTTGATTATGTAATCTGATGGCTGCAGGAGGCAATTCTTTGTTTGTTTCCCAGTAATACATGACAAATCTTTTAACGAGTTTAGAAGCGATTAAATGGTAGTCTCGCTTGCTATCCAGTTCTTTAGCATAATTAAAAATGATATCACGTAATTCAGGACTAGCTTTGATATCCGAATCTGAAAATGCGACACTCATATCATCTAACATTTGTTCAACTTTTTGTTCACTTGTCATATTTAGCAACGCTTTCTGACAAAACTATTTGTCTATTATCAATATGGTATATATTTTGATTTTATCATAACACTAAATTGATCATCAGTCCGAGCAGGCAAGGGGACGATAGTGCTTTTTAAAGGCCAATAATTGTAAATCAACTGCTGTTGAGTATTTGGTATAATTGTTATACAGAAAAAATACAGTAACTATCTTGCTTGAATAGCAGGTAACTCTGACTTTATTCGTTGTAAGTTAGTTTATGATGTTAAGAAGCGATTGACATTAAATTTCTAACTCAGTGGGTTGTGGTAAAATAAAGATAATGGAGAATAAAATGTTACGTTTTAAACGATCAAAAAAAACAAATGAACCACAACTCGATGACACTGTGCCACGTGTTGTGTTTAATACAATGCAACAAGAAAATGACCAATTGCTAGATGAGCTAGAAACATTAAAATTAGATGTATCCGAACTAACCGAAAAAAATCGCCATTTAACAGAACAGTTGACCCGTAGTAAATATTATCAATCACTAGTTAAAACGAGTATAGGGCTGGGTGTTTTAATTGTTAGTTTTGCGGTGCTCCATCTACTGGATGAAGCGCCAGAGTATACTGCAATTTTGTTGCTAATTGAAGCAGCGTTTATTTTTATGATGCTAAGGAGCAGTGATAAATAATGTCTAAAATGCATAAAGAACAGCGCGTCCCTTTTGTCGTGGCTAATTGGAAAATTAATAAATTACAGGCTGATGTGGTTGATTTTTTAAAGAAAGTCGACGGTAAAGTGCCAGATCAAGCGGTTGTTGAGACTGGAATTGCGGCACAAGATTTGTTTTTGGCTGATTTAGTGCGTGCAACCGCAGCTTCGCCAATACATGTTGTTGCGGAAAATGTACACTGGGAAGACAGTGGCGCATATACGGGGGAGACCTCTCCCAAAGCGTTGCGAGATATTGGCGCAAAATATGTCTTAATTGGTCATTTCGAACGTCGCAAATTTTTTAATGAAACTGATTCAACCGTAAACTTAAAGGTTACTGCTGCATTGCGCAACGGGTTACGGCCAATTATTGATGTTGATGAGGACATGAGTACTTATGCACAATTTATGGATGCTGAACCCTCAGTGGCTCAAGTCGCTGCGGCATTAGCAGGTGTTTCTGTCGATCAAATTCGTAATGTGACAATTGCCTATGAGCCAACATGGGCAATTGGATCTGGTGAAGCGGCAAGTGCTGATCAAGCACAAAAGGCAGCACATCTCATTCGCCAAACCCTAGCCAAGCTGTATTCTCCTGTTATTGCAGAACAAGTGCGTATTTTATATGGTGGTTCAGTGACGCCAGACAATGCGAGAGAAATTATGGCTCAAAGTGACATAGACGGCGTATTAGTTGGGACGGCAGCATTAGATCCCGACAAATTTCTAAAATTAGTCGCAATTGCACATGATCCAAATGTGCCAGAATTTGACGTAGATCACGTTTGAAATAGGCAAATTAAACTCGGGTAATGGACTTGCAAAAATGTGTTAAAAGCGTATAATTAGTAATAGTAATACTGTGAATAAATACGGCATTTTGCGAAATATTGTCCGCAATACCTTTATATTGAAGCAAACGTTGTCTGCGGAAACAGCGGCGATTGCTTTTTTTGTGCCTAGGCGGCAGTGGAATTGGTTCAAAAATCGTTTTTGTAACCAAATTGTAATAAACAAAACACAGTGATAAACAAGCGAGGTGATAAATGTGGCAGGACATTTAGTAAAGTATGGTAAGCATCGTACTCGTCGTTCGTATGCTAGTATCAAAGAAGTTCTTGATGTACCGAATTTGATTGAAATTCAAACGGCATCATATCAATGGTTTTTAGACGCTGGTATTAAAGAAATGTTTGGCGACATTATGCCAATTGATGATTTCCAAGACACGCTTTCTTTGGAATACGTTGATTATCAGTTAATGGAACCAAAGTACAATATTGATGAGGCACGTGAACACGATGCCAACTATTCAGCACCATTACACGTAACTTTGCGTTTGACTAACCACGAAACTGGTGAAATCAAGTCGCAAGATGTGTTCTTTGGCGACTTTCCATTAATGACAGAACAAGGTACGTTTATCATTAATGGTGCGGAACGTGTTATTGTTTCACAGTTGGTACGTTCTCCTGGTATCTACTATAACCAAGAAAATGACAAAAATGGTCGTCCACGTTATGGGACAACAGTCATTCCGAACCGTGGCGCATGGTTAGAATATGAGACTGATGCTAAGGGCATTGCTAACGTGCGTATTGATCGCACACGTAAGTTGCTGATGACTGAGTTGGTTCGTGCACTTGGTTTCGGTTCTGATTCTGATATTCTTGATATCTTTTCTGATCAATACGACGCATTAAATATGACTTTGGAAAAAGATGTTCATAAAGATATGTCTGATTCGCGTGTTGAAGAAGCTTTGAAAGATGTCTATGAGAGACTACGTCCAGGTGAACCAAAGACTGCAGATTCATCACGTGCGCTTTTGGTGGCTCGGTTCTTTGATCCAAAACGTTATGATTTAGCGTCAGTTGGTCGTTATAAGATTAATAAAAAGCTGTCATTGAAGACACGTTTACTTAACCAAACATTGGCTGAAACACTGGCTGATCCTGATTCAGGTGAAGTGCTTGCTGAAAAGGGCACAATAGTTGATAAGACAGTCATGTCAAAGTTGAGTCCGTTTTTGGAACGCGATGACTTTAAGACGACAACTTATACACCTTCAGGCGATGCAGTGCTTGAAGAGCCTATCATGCTTCAAAAAATCAAAATAGAATCACCTGAAAATCCTGAAAAAACGTTATTATTGATTGGCAATGGTCATATTGATGAAAATGATCGTACGGTTCGTCCAGCCGATATATTGGCTGGTATGAACTACTTTTTGAACCTACAAGAAGGTATTGGTAACGTTGATGATATTGATCATTTAGGAAATCGTCGTATTCGTTCAGTTGGTGAGTTGTTACAAAATCAATTCCGTATTGGTTTGACACGTATGGAACGTGTTGTACGTGAACGTATGTCTATTCAGGACGCAAATACGGTGACACCACAACAGTTAATCAACATTCGACCTGTTGTGGCGGCCGTTAAGGAATTCTTCGGTTCATCACAGTTGTCACAGTTCATGGACCAAACGAACCCATTAGGTGAAATGAACCATAAGCGTCGTTTGTCAGCTCTTGGACCTGGTGGATTGACACGTGATCGTGCTGGTGTTGAAGTACGAGATGTGCATTACACACATTATGGTCGAATCGATCCAATTGAAACACCAGAAGGCCCTAACATTGGTTTGATCAACTCACTAGCAACGTATGGTCGAATTAATAAATATGGTTTCATTGAGACACCATACCGTCGTGTTGATTGGACAACACATATGGTTACCAATAAAATTGACTATTTAACAGCCGATGAAGAAGATAATTATATCGTTGCGCAAGCAAACTCACCTTTGAATGAAGATGGTAGTTTTGTTAAGGACACAGTTATGGCACGTTTTGGTGAAGAGAACATCG includes these proteins:
- a CDS encoding hemolysin family protein, with translation MDSGPSMLLNFAIIVLVLLLAILFTLTEYSLVKVRLSALRDLQENRDKPSKNITNAIHMVTHLTEYLSTAQVGITLTSLILGWIGEETVANIILNSGILPPEYARAVASVSAMIIFTIVHAVFTDLVPKNIAIESPVKVLLFIVRPVRFFHITLFPMIWALDHLSNGITHLLGFRTDGEEDIYSQTEILSLSKNAAAAGELDAEDLTFMKRAFEMNDKVAVDIMIDRTSMTAVDVKTPISDALNLYLQERYSRFPVIADNDKDKVLGYVFNYDLVRQSRINSADPVSKIMRDIPAVPENMDLHDVMDEMIIKRSPIAIVVDEYGGTSGLITDKDIYEELFGTVRDEIDDVSDDYIEKLGDHHYKVSGKMTLYDFERYFNQNVKELEENDAVTLTGYVLNEDPEFRAGDTMKVANFELTALDYDNAYISQFTVKVSPTPRQDRNNNGIFDEDENKTKIEASKSATN
- a CDS encoding histidine phosphatase family protein, with the protein product MAINLYMVRHGETYFNFLHRFQGWSDAPLTSKGIQHGLDAGARLGSIHFDGAYSSDLTRAIHTARYILKNNQAKSPSEPTELPDFREQFFGSFEGIDSEVVTTTLGAYQSEPFNTYSDFITELGMAEAMDTIHQADPFKFAENDEQWWTRVSHGFEDIRSRHHDGDNVLIVSHGTTIRGIADKLDRHDLASNSVKNGALMRIELLPDTATILSFNDDTTVF
- a CDS encoding class Ib ribonucleoside-diphosphate reductase assembly flavoprotein NrdI; translation: MTRISILYASTEGNTQSFVDKLKTIAESNGDQLEARMIGDETEYANETTPYVAIVPTYLTGGTGTGPDVVENFTNALGEYIEFGRNSHYLKGVIGSGNRNFNVQFNLTALRYADKFKVPMLFAYELRGSQFDAVKAYNIMKPLFGG
- the nrdE gene encoding class 1b ribonucleoside-diphosphate reductase subunit alpha — its product is MPLKELNLDQVTYFDLNNQVNIPKDNQIQLEKDQEALDAFLKENVWPNVMQFDSLSERFDWLFQNNFLERTFIEKYRFEFIESLYAYLDAQHFNFKSFMAAFKFYNQYALKTNDGQHYVETYVDRVAMNALFYADGREELALRLADEMIHQRYQPATPSFLNAGRARRGELVSCFIIQTSDDMNSIGRTINSALQLSKMGGGVGINVSNIREAGAPVMAIANSAGGIVPVMKLLEDSFTFSSQVGARQGAGVVYLSVFHPDIMSFLSTKKENADEKIRVKTLSLGLTVPDKFYELVKKNDVMYLFSPVDVEKVYGKAFNYIDITAEYDNMVANDQITKYKVDARTLEEEISKLQQESGYPYIINIDVANRSNPISGKIVSSNLCSEILQVQTPSDIDNGQQYTRLGSDVSCNLGSINIVNMMATADFGESVDTMVRALTYVSDTSNLDVVPSIAKGNHEKHAIGLGAMGLAAYFAQNKMYYGDDEALDFTSTFFMTLNYYSIKASVAIAKERHEKFFEFDKSTYANGSYFDKYLETDWAPKTNKVIEAFAQHHIPTKHDWVQLRDDVAKYGMYNAYRHAIAPTGSISYVNDTTATLLPIVNKIEERQEGMIGKVYYPAPGLNNETMPYYVSAYDTDMRKVIDVYAAAQEHIDQGMALTLFMRSTLPDGLYEWKNNRTNKMTTRDLTILRHYAFNKGIKSLYYIRTFTDDNQESGVNECESCSI
- the nrdH gene encoding glutaredoxin-like protein NrdH, encoding MENVTVYTKYNCVQCKMTKKFLEAQGVPFKEINIEDDTKYVEALKADGFRQTPVVSVAGMPKFSGFRPDVLKKISA
- a CDS encoding phosphatase PAP2 family protein, whose product is MIVSVKNKQRRQAIISFIIAILLGVLIKFNVIFPIAIDNIVHGWFAHIQTNFGDVIMAIATFLGNPVVDVTYALILAGVLVIAKLHVPAIWTVVTILLGDIFLTVVRFLINRPRPVGHLLADSSSSFPSTHVFGLFVIIFILAILVTPNINSLYTQIIINWLSLLIGLMTIMSRVYFNAHFLSDTIAAVLFAYAWVILSATLYPKLAIFLQTHISIFKHDEI
- the nrdF gene encoding class 1b ribonucleoside-diphosphate reductase subunit beta → MEHLKDNSYTAINWNTIEDELDKATWEKLTQQFWLDTRIPISNDLKNWRGNMSDQERQTMNLVFGGLTTLDTLQSQDGMAQLKLDVVNQKEEAVLNNIQFMESVHAKSYSSIFETLNEKSEIEAIFDWADTNEFLQYKANRINDIYQTGTSLQKKIASVFLETFLFYSGFYTPLYFLGHNKMLNVAEIIKLIIRDESVHGTYIGYKFQIGFNKLPLAEQESLQSWMYDLLYELYENEEKYTHELYDDLGWSEQVLTFLRYNANKALMNLGQEPMFPDGAEDVNPVVMNGISTSTANHDFFSGVGNGYLLGAVEAMEEDDYNIGND